Genomic segment of Bacteroidota bacterium:
TTCCAGAAATGAGGCGGTTGATCATTACCACTTGCAAATGCATCAATGCCTTCATGACGGAACATCTGTATCTGCGGAGTTAATTTACCAATAATAATATTCACTGTGTAGTCGGTAGCAAATCTTTCATCCAAAGCCCTTATTGCTTTCAAAGCAAGCACTACATTCTCTTTAGCTTCTATTCTTTCCTTTGGATGTTTACAGTTATCACAGCTTCCACAATTTTCTTTTGTGTATTCTTCACCGAAATAACTCATCAGTACTTTACGACGGCAAACTCCGCTTTCAGCAAATGCAACAGTTTCATTTATCAACTGTGCGCCCACTTCTCTTTCACTAAGCGGTTTGTCACGCATCAGGTGTTCCAGTTTATGTACGTCCTTATGCGAATAATGCATGATACAGCGACCTTCCAAGCCATCACGGCCTGCACGGCCGGTTTCCTGATAAAAATTTTCTATCGACTTAGGTATATTATAATGTATCACAAACCTGATATCCGGTTTGTCAATTCCCATTCCGAATGCGATGGTTGCACATATCACCTGTACGTCTTCATTTAAAAACAAATCCTGTCTTTCTGTTCTTAATTTTCCTTCTATACCGGCATGATAAGCAACAGCTTTAATTCCGTTAGCAGTTAAAATATCTGCAAGGTCTTCTGTTGTTTTCCTGTTCAGCGCATAAATAATACCGCTCTTGGTGCCCATGCCTTTAATAAACCGGACAATACTTTCATCCGTCTGCGATTTTTTTATCTTGGGCTGTATCTCGTAATAAAGATTAGAACGGTTGAATGAGGAAATAAAAATATTAGGGTTATTCAGATCGAGGTTCTTGACAATATCACTTTGAACTTTTGGTGTTGCTGTTGCCGTCAACGCAATCACAGGCAGGTCAGGGTTTATCTGGATCATCATCTCCCGTAACCTTCTATATTCGGGTCGGAAATCATGTCCCCACTCAGAAATACAATGTGCTTCATCTACTGCAAAGAATGAAATTGTGAGGTCAGAAAAGAATTCAAGATTTTCCTGCTTGGTCAGTGTTTCCGGCGCTACATAAAGCAATTTGGTGCGACCAGACTTTAAATCATCATGAACTTCCTTTATTTCTTTTTTGTTCAGTGTTGAATTAAGAAAATGCGCCACATCATCCTGGCTGCTGTAGCTACGCACAAGGTCCACCTGGTTTTTCATCAATGCAATCAATGGAGATACGATGATGGCAACGCCTTCGCTAATCATGGCCGGCAATTGGTAGCACAAACTTTTACCGCCGCCTGTCGGCATGATCACGAATGTATCACGACCTGCCAACAATGATTCAATTGATTTTTCCTGTGTGCCTTTGAATTTATTAAAGCCGAAATGCTCGTGCAGGGCTGCGTGTAAATCAAACTTTTTATTGCTTGACCTTTTTATCGCTGTTCCTGGCTTAGCACCGTTTGTTTCTTTAACTGTTGCTTTACTGCTTTTAGGTTTAGCAGTTTTCTTAACCGTAGATGTTCCCATTACTCAATATTTGCTTGCTCACTAAAAAATGTACAATTCTTTAAGATAATCATTTTTATTCTTTCAGTTGCCGGTTCAGAATAAATTTTTATTCACGGCAAATGAAATCTCTATAAAGCAGAAAACCGTTTTGGATGTAACAGGCAGTAATGAAGCGGTTTAAAAATGGATAAGCATCTTTCACACACATATCGGCCGCCTGCTTTTGGGGGAAGCGAATTTACGAATGAAAACGGGAATTATTTGCATTAATTCTGTTAATAGGTAAATGAAAAATGTTTCTAAGTAAATCCTCTAAATTTGCTCCGTTTTAATATTTAGAAAGGACCTTATGCCCGAATCAATTAAACAAACAGCCCTTCGTACCATTGAACAGGAAGCACAGTCCATCAGAGGATTAGCCGCTTTTATCAATGATGATTTTGAGAAAGCAGTTAATGCTATTTCAACAACAAAAGGTCGTGTGGTTATCAGCGGTATAGGAAAGAGTGCCATCATTGCACAAAAGATCGTAGCTACATTAAATTCAACCGGCACTCCTGCTTCATTCTTACATGCAGCAGATGCTATTCATGGTGATTTGGGTGCTGTTCAGCAAAATGATGTTATTATTATTATCAGCAAAAGCGGCAACAGCCCCGAGATAAAAGTATTACTTCCATTAATAAAGAATTTTGGCAATACGATTATCGGTATGATTGGTAATATTGATTCTTACTTAGCCAAACATGCTGATATTATTTTAAACACAACTGTTGAACAGGAGGCTTGCCCGAATAACCTGGCGCCTACAACAAGCACTACAGCACAATTAGTAATGGGTGATGCATTAGCCGTTTCCTTAATGGAGATGAATGGTTTCAGCACTGATGATTTCGCAAAATTCCATCCCGGTGGCTCTTTAGGAAAAAAACTCTATTTAAGAGTTGATGATCTATACAAAGACAATGAAAAGCCATCTGTTAAACCAACACAGACATTAAAAGAAGTAATCGTTGAAATGACGGGTAAGCGTTTGGGAGTAACTGCCGTAATAGATGATTCAACTAATTTACTCGGCATTATTACCGATGGAGATTTAAGACGAATGCTGGAGAAAGGTGGTTCACTCGACGCAATAACAGCCAAAGATGTAATGTCTGCTAATCCGAAAACAATAAGCCCTGATGAACTGGCGGTAGATGCGCTGGACCTGATGCGGAAAAAAGAGATCACACAACTAATAGTTACTGACGGAAACA
This window contains:
- the recQ gene encoding DNA helicase RecQ; its protein translation is MGTSTVKKTAKPKSSKATVKETNGAKPGTAIKRSSNKKFDLHAALHEHFGFNKFKGTQEKSIESLLAGRDTFVIMPTGGGKSLCYQLPAMISEGVAIIVSPLIALMKNQVDLVRSYSSQDDVAHFLNSTLNKKEIKEVHDDLKSGRTKLLYVAPETLTKQENLEFFSDLTISFFAVDEAHCISEWGHDFRPEYRRLREMMIQINPDLPVIALTATATPKVQSDIVKNLDLNNPNIFISSFNRSNLYYEIQPKIKKSQTDESIVRFIKGMGTKSGIIYALNRKTTEDLADILTANGIKAVAYHAGIEGKLRTERQDLFLNEDVQVICATIAFGMGIDKPDIRFVIHYNIPKSIENFYQETGRAGRDGLEGRCIMHYSHKDVHKLEHLMRDKPLSEREVGAQLINETVAFAESGVCRRKVLMSYFGEEYTKENCGSCDNCKHPKERIEAKENVVLALKAIRALDERFATDYTVNIIIGKLTPQIQMFRHEGIDAFASGNDQPPHFWNSLIRQMLLEGLLKKDIEEYGVLKITKKGEDFMKKPKSFKIVMNNLYEEANADDEEGAEATVGAAADDRLFEMLKEIRQKEAKKKSLPPFVIFLESSLQDMATMYPTNITELEKCQGVSKGKAMRYGKPFVDLIKQYVEDNNIERPDDFVMKSVVNKSGIKVFIIQNIDKKMPLETIAKNKDMKLEELLEEMETIAASGTKLNLNYAIEQMLDEYDQQEIIEYFKSCETSSLQVALDELSEHNFTWEQLKIMRIKFLSEYGM
- a CDS encoding KpsF/GutQ family sugar-phosphate isomerase; the protein is MPESIKQTALRTIEQEAQSIRGLAAFINDDFEKAVNAISTTKGRVVISGIGKSAIIAQKIVATLNSTGTPASFLHAADAIHGDLGAVQQNDVIIIISKSGNSPEIKVLLPLIKNFGNTIIGMIGNIDSYLAKHADIILNTTVEQEACPNNLAPTTSTTAQLVMGDALAVSLMEMNGFSTDDFAKFHPGGSLGKKLYLRVDDLYKDNEKPSVKPTQTLKEVIVEMTGKRLGVTAVIDDSTNLLGIITDGDLRRMLEKGGSLDAITAKDVMSANPKTISPDELAVDALDLMRKKEITQLIVTDGNKYLGIIHLHDLVKEGLI